The Cystobacter ferrugineus genome includes a window with the following:
- the pabB gene encoding aminodeoxychorismate synthase component I produces the protein MRCLIIDNYDSFTWNLADYVAQTFGSEPLVVRNDQHTWQEIKALGSFGCILVSPGPGSVTNPKDFNVSRDALEQDEFPVFGVCLGHQGLAYIYGGEITHAPVPFHGRTSTIYHDGTGVFLGLPPSFDAVRYHSLVVRPESLPANLVVTARTECGLIMGLRHVSRPKWGVQFHPESILTAHGLQLISNFRDEAYRYAGKEVPSRRPHSTAGNGVGAGAARRDPSARRTPERRRELQTFTRRLATSLEAETVFLGLYAGREHCFWLDSQSVREGISRFSFMGCVPEGSLLTYGAAEAASEGGAERYLAALERALESRIVVRPVDGLPFEFHGGYIGFMTYEMKEAFGAATTHKNTIPDALWMHVKRFLAFDHSTREVWLVAIAELEESASVLAWMDETADALKSLPRGTRSPQSLGLKSISVSMDCGRDDYFAAIERCKEKIVDGESYEVCLTNGFSFDLKLDPVELYVTMRRGNPAPFGAFIKTGKTCVLSTSPERFLKVDEDGTVQAKPIKGTCARSDDPATDSTNAARLAASEKDRAENLMIVDLMRNDLGRVSVPGSVHVSNLMDIESFKTVHQMVSTVESTLTPECSLVDLLRAVFPGGSITGAPKIRTMEIIDRLEKSPRGIYCGTIGYLGYNRIADLNIAIRTLSYDGTLVKFGAGGAITYLSQPEGEFQEILLKAESILRPIWQYINGAGAPFEPQLRDRVLCLEEKPRRVIRGHGSAIDAVEPSA, from the coding sequence ATGCGTTGCCTCATCATCGACAACTACGATTCGTTCACCTGGAATCTGGCGGACTACGTTGCGCAGACGTTCGGGAGCGAGCCGTTGGTCGTCCGCAACGACCAGCATACCTGGCAAGAAATCAAGGCCTTGGGCTCCTTCGGATGCATCCTGGTTTCTCCGGGTCCGGGCTCGGTGACCAATCCGAAGGATTTCAATGTCTCGCGAGACGCGCTCGAGCAGGATGAGTTCCCGGTGTTTGGGGTCTGCCTGGGCCATCAAGGGCTGGCGTACATCTACGGGGGCGAGATCACTCACGCTCCGGTTCCGTTCCACGGCAGGACGTCGACCATCTACCATGACGGCACGGGCGTGTTTCTGGGACTCCCGCCGAGCTTCGACGCGGTGAGATATCACTCGCTGGTCGTGCGGCCGGAGTCGCTTCCCGCGAACCTGGTCGTCACCGCTCGGACGGAATGCGGCCTGATCATGGGGTTGCGGCACGTGAGTCGCCCGAAGTGGGGCGTCCAGTTCCATCCCGAGTCGATTCTGACTGCGCACGGCTTGCAGCTCATCTCCAATTTCCGTGACGAGGCGTACCGATACGCGGGGAAAGAGGTTCCGTCGCGCCGTCCCCATTCGACTGCCGGCAACGGTGTCGGCGCAGGTGCTGCCAGGCGTGACCCGAGCGCCCGCCGCACACCGGAGCGGAGAAGGGAACTTCAGACGTTCACCAGGCGGCTGGCGACGTCTCTCGAGGCCGAGACCGTTTTCCTGGGCCTGTATGCGGGCCGCGAGCACTGCTTCTGGCTCGACAGCCAGTCCGTGAGAGAAGGGATATCCCGGTTCTCCTTCATGGGCTGCGTGCCGGAGGGCTCGCTGCTGACGTACGGCGCTGCGGAAGCGGCGTCAGAGGGGGGCGCCGAGCGGTACCTGGCGGCGCTGGAGCGGGCGCTCGAAAGCCGTATCGTTGTTCGCCCCGTGGATGGGCTGCCATTCGAGTTTCATGGCGGCTACATCGGCTTCATGACCTACGAAATGAAGGAGGCGTTTGGGGCCGCGACGACGCACAAGAACACTATTCCCGACGCCTTGTGGATGCACGTGAAGCGGTTCCTGGCGTTCGACCACTCGACGCGAGAAGTGTGGCTGGTCGCCATCGCGGAGCTCGAGGAGAGCGCGAGCGTCCTCGCCTGGATGGACGAGACCGCCGACGCTCTGAAGTCGCTTCCGCGCGGCACCCGTTCGCCCCAGTCCCTGGGGTTGAAATCCATCTCGGTATCAATGGATTGTGGACGGGATGACTACTTCGCCGCCATCGAGCGCTGCAAGGAGAAGATCGTCGATGGGGAGTCCTACGAGGTCTGCTTGACGAACGGTTTCTCGTTCGATCTGAAGCTGGATCCCGTCGAGCTGTACGTGACGATGCGGAGAGGCAATCCCGCCCCGTTCGGCGCTTTCATCAAGACAGGCAAGACCTGCGTCCTCAGTACCTCCCCGGAGCGCTTCCTGAAGGTGGATGAGGATGGGACGGTCCAGGCCAAGCCCATCAAGGGGACCTGCGCGCGCTCTGACGACCCCGCCACCGACAGCACGAATGCCGCGCGTCTGGCCGCCTCGGAGAAGGACCGGGCGGAGAACCTGATGATCGTGGACCTGATGCGGAACGACCTGGGACGGGTGTCCGTGCCGGGCAGCGTCCATGTCTCCAATCTAATGGACATCGAGAGCTTCAAGACGGTCCATCAGATGGTCAGCACCGTCGAATCGACCTTGACGCCGGAGTGCAGCCTCGTTGACCTCCTGCGCGCGGTCTTCCCGGGGGGATCCATCACCGGGGCTCCCAAGATCCGCACGATGGAGATCATCGATCGGCTCGAGAAGAGCCCTCGGGGTATCTACTGCGGCACGATCGGCTACCTCGGGTACAACCGGATCGCCGACCTGAACATCGCCATCCGCACCTTGTCCTACGACGGCACCCTCGTGAAGTTCGGTGCCGGCGGAGCCATCACCTACTTGTCACAGCCGGAGGGGGAGTTTCAGGAGATCCTGCTCAAGGCGGAATCCATCCTCCGGCCGATTTGGCAGTACATCAATGGCGCGGGTGCTCCCTTCGAACCTCAGTTGCGCGACCGGGTTCTGTGCCTGGAGGAGAAGCCGCGAAGGGTCATTCGTGGCCACGGGTCGGCAATTGATGCAGTGGAGCCTAGCGCGTGA